The DNA sequence GATAACATCGTTAAATCACGTATCTTTGACATCGCCTGATCCTTATCCGGAAAGCGGAGAAGCTGGAAGTCTGCGTAAGGAACCATAACGTACTCTGACTGTCCGCCAACCCATCCGCCCATATCCACGTATCCATAAGCTGAACCAGGGCGGTCCGGATTTACATTCAGACAGATGTGTGTATCCTGTTCTTTACAGGCCCGGCAGCGTCCGCAGGCGATATTAAACGGTACGGATACGAGGTCCCCTTTTTGCATGAATTCCACATCCCGGCCGCATTCGATAATTTCACCGGTTATTTCATGGCCCAGAATTAAGCCTTCCGGAGCTGTCGTCCGACCGCGGACCATATGCTGGTCGCTTCCACAGATATTAGTAGTAACTACTTTCAGAATGACACCATGTTCACATTTTCTGCCTACGTTCAGAGGATTTACGCCCGGTCCGTCCCGGAGCACGAGATCCGGATAGTCAATTTCCTGTATCTCTACCTTACCTTTTCCAATGTAAGCTACGCCTCTGTTTCCACCCATTCTAACTCCTCCTTTTTAATATATGGTAAAACGTCATACAGCTATTAAATATGCAATAATCGTGCCAAAGCGAAAAAAGCCTTATAAGAAAGCGTTTTCATATTAGTGAAATCCACTTTTTGTTCAAAAAATGATCACCAACGTCTCGAAATAGTACAAAAAATTCCGAATCTTTAGTATTATGGAAAATAAGACCATTGAAAGGAGTCCGGATCAGGTGGAACAACTTATCATTAATGAATCTTGGAAGCGCTGTCAGCAGTCGGGGTCTTCTCCAACCGATGCAGCTCTTGATCTCCGGCTGACGGGGAAGGAACTGCATGATTTACTTGAGCGCAACGAACCACTTCTGAAACACCTGCGTCCCGTATTTGAACAGATTCAACGTACAGTCCATGATAGAGAATATTTAGCCGCTGTTGTTAATGCCGAGGGGTTTATTTTGTCGAGAGCTGGAGGAATCAGGATCCGGCAGATAGATGAACGTCTTGAAGTAGGGACGAACTGGTCGGAGGAAAATAAAGGCACAAATGCTATGGGAGTAGTTCTGCATGAACGAAAGTCTGCGCTCATCCATGGTGATCACCATTTTTACGAAGAAAATCATGTGCTGACCTGCGCGGCAAGTCCATTATATGATGCCGATGGTGTTTTCTGCGGAGCTGTTAATATCAGCACGACAAAAGAAAATTATCACCCGCTGCTGCTAAGCTGGACGAAGGCAGTAGCAGACAGTGTGCACAGCAAAATGACAGCGGAAAAGTTAAAGCAGGAACGCCCGGTTATGCTGGAGTCACCACCGGGGAAAAATAATCCGGAGAATTTGTATACGTTTCAGAATATAGCGGGATCATGCGAAAACATTACAGCAGTAAAGAAACTGGCCAAGCGTGCTGCACTGACGGATTATCCCGTCATTATTTACGGAGAGAGCGGGACCGGCAAAGAACTGCTTGCCCAGTCCATTCATTCCGGCGGAGACAGAGCAGAAAGGATTTTCGTGCCGTTAAACTGCAGTGCTCTCCCGGAATCACTGATTGAAAGTGAACTTTTCGGATACGAAAAAGGAGCGTTTACGGGCGCAAGTCAGCGTGGGAAAGCTGGTAAATTTGAAGCCGCCGACGGTGGAACGATTTTTCTTGATGAGGTAGGAGATTTATCGCTTAAAGCTCAGAGTGCTCTGCTGCGGGTGCTTCAGGAAAAAACAATCACTCGTATCGGAGGGTATAAACAGATTTCTGTCAACGTACGCATTCTCTCCGCTACAAACAAAAATCTGCGCACAGAAATAGCAGCAGGACGCTTCCGGGAAGATCTTTACTACCGTTTAAAAGGCATTTATTTAACGATGCCCCCGCTTCGGAACCGCAGCGATATATGTGAAATCGCTGAATTTCTGCTGAAAAAAATGGAATCAAATTCCCGGATTCTCAGTGAAGAAGCGAAAGCAAAGCTTATGCATTACAGCTGGCCCGGCAATATCCGTGAATTGGAAAGTGTACTGATGCAGGGCTCTTTTTTAAGCGAGGGAAAAAGGATTGAAGCGGAGGCAATCCAGTTTGAAGAAGAATACGAAATAAAACGTTCTCCTGTGCTCAGCCTGGAGGAAGCGGAATCAGAGACGATCCGTCATGCGCTGGAAGCTGTCGATGGAAATATTTCCAAAGCAGCGGAAAGGCTCCATGTAGGAAGAAATACCCTTTATTCAAAGCTCAAAAAATACGATATTTCCTATTAGTAATGTATTAATTGCTATGAGAGATAAACATCTCATTGTAAATAACATATGCATTGAATAAATAGGTTTATCGGCATATAATAAGTACACTAACAAGAATTGATGAAATGCTGTTCAGGCGTTGTATAGGAAGAGGAACTTTCTTTGTAAGACCTAAAGATGGTTTTTCTTCCTTTTTTATGCACTATGCCGGGCTGCTGTCAGGAGGGGTAAGCATGTATGAAGCAAAACCGGTGATGGAAGGGACGGCTTCAGGAGGAATGGTATCGACGGCTTCAAGCACGGCGACAAAGGCAGGGCTTGAGATGCTGAAAAAAGGCGGGAATGCCATCGACGCAGCTGTAGCAGCAGCGTTTTGTCTCGGGGTTTCAGAGCCGCAGGCATCCGGAATTGGCGGACAATCCATGGCTCTTGTGCATATGCAGAAAGAGAAGCGGAGTTTTGCCCTTGACGGCTCCTCAAGAGCCCCGTTCGTACTCTCTCCTCATAAAAATCCGAGCAGGCCTATCAAAATCGGCCTGCAGTCGTCCACGGTGCCTTCCACTCCTGCAGCATTGGGATACCTGCATGAAAATTACGGTGCGCTTAGTCTGACGGAAGTTCTTGAACCTGCTGTCAGAGCTGCTAAGGACGGAGTACCGGTGACCGGCCTTATTCACAGGATGATCAAAAAAGAAGCAGAGCAGCTGAGACAGGATCCGCTTATATTAAAAAACTACTTCTCCAAAAAGAAACCTCTTTCTGAAGGGTCACTTCTTTTTCAGCCGGAACTGGCTGTAACGCTGGAAAGAATCGCTGAACACGGCTGGCGGGATTTTTACAATGGGGGTATCAGTGCTGCCATTGTGGAGGACATGAAAAAAAGAAGAGGATTAATTACAGAAGTGGACATGCATCAGATTCCGATGCCTGTGGAACGGGAAGTTCTGGAAAGCACGTACCGGGAGTATGACGTCATCACCTATCCTCCTCCTGGAGCGGGCAGAGTGCTCGTGCAGATTTTAAATACATTGGAAGGCTTCCCGCCGGAAAAACTGAACGCCGACGAACCGATAGGAGCTGTGATTCAGGCGCTTGCTTTCCGGTTCGCCTTAAACTACCGCCAGCGGATGCCTGTTCATCCCGATCATTACTTACAGTCCGTTAATCAAATTATGGTCGATAAAGGCTATGCCGAAGAAATTATCAAGCGGATTAATGATATTTATCAGCTGGCTTTAAAAGATACATTTTTACCTCCGCCGACGTCGGGTGAAACGACCCACCTGTCTGTCGTTGATAGGGAAGGTAACGCTGTCGGAATTACTCAGTCCATCGAGCTTGTTTTCGGCAGCAAACGAATGGCTGCTGGTCTCGGATTTTTCTATAACAACTATATGAGTGCGTTTGAATATAAAAATGTTACCCACCCGTACTACCTTCTTCCGGGTGGAAGACCGTGGAGCAGTGTTGCACCGGTGCTTTTAATGAAAAAAGGCCGTCCTCAATACCTGCTCGGCAGTCCCGGAAGCAGCCGGATCTCCACGACCCTGGCTCAGGTGATTACCAGACTTGTGGACCAGGGGCAGACACTGGCACAGGCGATTTCTGCGCCGAGGTTCCATGCCTCAGACACGGGCGAACTGATGATAGAAAAAGAACGGTTTTCGAGAGAAGTAAACAGCGCGCTTCGTCTTGCGAGCTTTCAAGTGACGAAGCGTGATCCGTACAGTTTTTACTTAGGATGCGTGCAGGGTGTACAGATGCCCATCAAATGGCGGGAATCGTTCCACGGCGTGGCAGATCCGCGACGCGATGGAACGGCGGAAGGTCCGGAATAATCATTTTTTATAAGAGGAGTGTTTTCATTTGAAAATTGCTGTTGTCTACAATCGTGAAAGTCAGGCTGTTATTAACTTATTTGGAACGCAGAATAGAGAAAAGTACGGGCTGGAGACAATCAGGCGCATAAAAGACGGCCTGAAAAAAGGCGGTCACGAAGTAGAAACGTTTGAAGGCGATAAAAATCTTATTCAGAATCTGGAGAATTTTATGCCGTCAGTCATTTCAGGAGAACGCCCGGGTCTTGTCTTCAACTTGAGCTACGGGATTCAGGGAAGAGGCCGTTATATGCACGTTCCCGGCATGCTGGAAATGCTCGGCATCCCTTACGTCGGTTCCGGCCCGGAGACGCACGCGCTTGCACTCGATAAAGTCGTCACGAAAATTCTCCTTCTGCAGCGGGGGCTGCCGACTCCGAAATTTGCGGTTCTGGATACTCCGGACTCTCCTCTTAATGAAGGTCTGCATTATCCTCTGATCGTAAAACCGAAGGATGAGGCCGTATCCTTCGGTCTGCGAATCGTCCATAATGAAAAAGAGCTCCGCGAAGGTGTCCAGGTTATCTACGATACGTATGATGCCCCCACCCTCGTAGAGGAATACATCCAGGGACGGGAAGTGAACGTTGGGCTGCTCGGGAATAAGCCGACAGAAGCGCTTCCGCCTGTTGAACTGGTTTTCGGTGAAGGTCCGCAGATTTTCACTTATGAAGATAAAAAGAATGAAAGCGGCAGAACTGTTGAAAAGGTCTGTCCCGCTCATCTTACAGAAGAAGAAACTGAGCGGGTGAAAGAGCTCGCTGTTAAAACGTTTGAAGTGTTGAACTGCTATGACAGTGCAAGGGTTGATT is a window from the Alkalicoccus halolimnae genome containing:
- a CDS encoding sigma-54-dependent Fis family transcriptional regulator, with the translated sequence MEQLIINESWKRCQQSGSSPTDAALDLRLTGKELHDLLERNEPLLKHLRPVFEQIQRTVHDREYLAAVVNAEGFILSRAGGIRIRQIDERLEVGTNWSEENKGTNAMGVVLHERKSALIHGDHHFYEENHVLTCAASPLYDADGVFCGAVNISTTKENYHPLLLSWTKAVADSVHSKMTAEKLKQERPVMLESPPGKNNPENLYTFQNIAGSCENITAVKKLAKRAALTDYPVIIYGESGTGKELLAQSIHSGGDRAERIFVPLNCSALPESLIESELFGYEKGAFTGASQRGKAGKFEAADGGTIFLDEVGDLSLKAQSALLRVLQEKTITRIGGYKQISVNVRILSATNKNLRTEIAAGRFREDLYYRLKGIYLTMPPLRNRSDICEIAEFLLKKMESNSRILSEEAKAKLMHYSWPGNIRELESVLMQGSFLSEGKRIEAEAIQFEEEYEIKRSPVLSLEEAESETIRHALEAVDGNISKAAERLHVGRNTLYSKLKKYDISY
- a CDS encoding gamma-glutamyltransferase family protein, giving the protein MYEAKPVMEGTASGGMVSTASSTATKAGLEMLKKGGNAIDAAVAAAFCLGVSEPQASGIGGQSMALVHMQKEKRSFALDGSSRAPFVLSPHKNPSRPIKIGLQSSTVPSTPAALGYLHENYGALSLTEVLEPAVRAAKDGVPVTGLIHRMIKKEAEQLRQDPLILKNYFSKKKPLSEGSLLFQPELAVTLERIAEHGWRDFYNGGISAAIVEDMKKRRGLITEVDMHQIPMPVEREVLESTYREYDVITYPPPGAGRVLVQILNTLEGFPPEKLNADEPIGAVIQALAFRFALNYRQRMPVHPDHYLQSVNQIMVDKGYAEEIIKRINDIYQLALKDTFLPPPTSGETTHLSVVDREGNAVGITQSIELVFGSKRMAAGLGFFYNNYMSAFEYKNVTHPYYLLPGGRPWSSVAPVLLMKKGRPQYLLGSPGSSRISTTLAQVITRLVDQGQTLAQAISAPRFHASDTGELMIEKERFSREVNSALRLASFQVTKRDPYSFYLGCVQGVQMPIKWRESFHGVADPRRDGTAEGPE